From Candidatus Binatia bacterium:
GACGCAGCCGAACTTCCCCTCCGACGAGACGGCCAAGGTGCGCCAGGATCTGATCCAGCAGGTCCAGAGCATGGGCGACCGGCCGTTCGACCTGACGAACCTGCGCTTCGCCGAGGCGATCTACCGGAAGTCGCCCTATCGCCGCGCCGTCATCGGCGACGAGGCCTCGCTCAAGAAGATCACGGCGGCCGATCTCCGGCAGGCCTACCGCTCCGAATTCTGCGGGGCGAACCTGGTCGTCGCCATCTCCGGCGATTTCGACACCGACGCCACGCTCGCCCTGGCCCGGCGGACCCTGGGAGCGATTCCCAAGGGAACGCCCGCGACGGTCGGGGGCGTGCGCGACGAGCCCGCGACCGAGAAGCGGCCGATCTTCGTCGACAAGGAGCAGGAGCAGATCACCTACAACACCGGCTGGATCGGCTGCTCGCTCCTCGATCCCGACTATCCCGCGCTCAAGACCGGCGTGGCGCTGATCGGGGACCGGCTCTTCTTCAAGTACGTCTACGAGAAGGGCGTGGCGTACCGCTCGTGGTTCTACATGAACGACCGGGTGGGGCAGGGCACCGTGCAGAACGAGATGGGGGTGAGCCCGCAGAACTGGTCGGCGGCGAGCGGGGTCCTGGAGGACGTGACGGAATACGTCACGCGCCCGCTCCGGGACGACGAGGTGAAGCGCACCATCGACAAGGTGCTCACGCGCTGGTACCTGGGCGCGCAGGAGAACGACGCGATCGCCGGGCGGCTCGGGTTCTACGAGGCGGCGGGGCTGGGCTACGACTTCGCGCTACGCTATCCCGAGCGCCTGCGGCACCTGAGCGCGTCGGAGGTGCAGGCGGCGCTCCGGAAGTATCTCCATCCGGAGACCTACACGCGCGTGGCGATCGGGAAGGAGCCGGCCAAGACCGCGGGCGCCTCGCTGGCGCCCAGCCACTAGCGCCGCGCGCGCGCGGCGGCCGCGCCGCACGCGACGCCGATGAAGGCGCCGAGCGGAAGGGTCTGCTGCCAGCTCTTGTGGGGGATGCCGCTCAGTCCGCCGAGCGCCAGGCCGACCACTCCGGAGAGGAGCATCGCGCGCCAGGCGGGGGTCCGCCCGGGCGCCAGGTAGGCGGCCAGGACGCCGTTGATGATCCCCTGCGAGGCCCGGCCGAGCACGCTGAGGAACAGATCGAGCGTGTGGGGGTCTCCCCACGCGCTCACGACTCCGTGCGCCGCGCCGAGGACGATTCCCGTGAGCACCCCCGCCGTCACTTTCGTCATCGCCCAACCCCCCTCGGCCAGAGGCGCCGCAACGCCCGATCCCGCCGCAGCATAGCCGGAGGCGCCGGGCGGGTCCAGCAGTTGAGAACGCGCGCCCTCGCGCCGATAGGTAGGGAATGTCGAACACCCTGCCCGACGGCGCGTCCGTAGGGGCCGCGGCCGGCGGCGCGCTTCAGCAGCATTTCGAGAACGCCCCGATCGGGATGCTCCTGCTCGGCGAGGACCGCGCGATCCTGCGCGCCAACGAGACGGTCGCCTCGATCACCGGGCTGGCTCCCGCGATCCTCTCCGGCTCTCCCTTCCGCCGCTTCCTCTCCACCGACGCTCCGCTCGATCTGGAGGACCGGATCTTCGAGGAGCTGGAGCACTCGGGACGCTGGCTCGGCGAGGTGGAGATCCGGACCTCGATCGGGGACACGAGCCCGATGCTGGTCGCGATCACCCCGGTCTCGGATTGCGCCCCGGTGCGCTACGTGGTCACGGTGTTCGAGCTGGGAAACCAGCGATGGATCGAGGCGGAGTCCAGCCGGCGCGCGGCCGAGCTGTCCGCGCTCTCGGCGATCGCCGTGGCCACGGGGAGCAGCACCGATTTCGACGAGATGCTCCACGCCGCGGCCCGGGAGATCGTCGAAGGGCTGGAGGTGGACGCCTGCTGGATCCACTGCCGCGACGCGTGGGGCCCCGAGCTTCGCCTGGGCGCGGGCGCGACGCACCTCGATCCCTCGCTCCGGATCTCCTCCTACATGATCCCCGACGCGAAGAACCCCGCGCTCCTGCGTGCCGCCGAGGCCCGCGAGCTGGTCACCGAATCGGAGCTGCTCGACCGGAGCATCGCCACGGTGATGCACGTGCCGCTCCTCTCCCGCGACGACATGGTCGGCGTGCTGTCCATCCTGAGCGTGGAGGGAGAGAAGCTCTCGACGCGGAGCTCCGATCTCCTGTGCGCCATCGGCTACAAGATCGGGACCGCGATCCAGAACGTGCGGCTCCTGGAATCGGTGCGCCGCCAGCAGCAGGAGCTGAAGGAGAAGAACGACGAGCTGGAGACCCTGGTGTCGCAGCTCCTCGAGGCGGACCGCCTCAAGAACGAGTTCCTGGCCAACACCAGCCACGAGCTCCGCACGCCGCTCAATTCGATCATCGGCTTCCTGAACCTCGTCATCGACGGCCTGTGCGAGAACGAGGAGGAGCGGATGGAGCTGTTGAACCACGCCCTGACCAGCGGGCGCCACCTGCTCTCCCTCATCAACGACGTGCTGGACCTGGCCCGGATGGAGGCCGGCCGGCTGCAGGTGGAGGTGGGCGAGGTGGACCTGAGCGCGGTCCTGAACGAGGTGGCCGCCACGATGGCCGTACAGGCGCGCGAGAAGTACCTCGATCTCTACTGCCCGCGGATTCCCGAGGGGGTCCGTGTGAGCGCGGACGAGTCGCGCCTCCGCCAGGTGTTCGTGAACGTGATCGGGAACGCGATCAAGTTCACGCCCAAGGGCACCGTCACGATCGGCCTCGAGACGCCCGCGGGGGAGCCGTTCGTGGAAGTCTGGGTGCGCGATACCGGGATCGGGGTGGGCCAGGAGAAGATGGCGCGGCTGTTCCACAAGTTCTCGCAGGGGGACACCTCGACGACGCGGAAGTTCGGCGGGACGGGACTCGGTCTCGTGATCGTCAAGGAGCTGGTCGAGATGATGGGGGGAAGCGTTCGCCTGGAGAGCGCGGGCGACGGGAAGGGAACGCTCGTCACGATGCGGCTCGCGCGGGTCGCGGGCCGCGCCCCGGCTACGGGTCCGTCACGATGAAGAAGAGCAGCCGGCCCTGCTCCACGGCCACGGTCGCGGGGCGCGCCTCGACGACGTTCGAGATGGAATCCCGCACGCCCAGCTCCAGCCGGTCCTGGGCCAGCGGGTACCGCAAGCCCTGCGTCGTCACCCCGGTCGCGGGCCCGCCCACGGCGAAGAAGGACACGACGGTGCCGGCAGGGAAGTCGAGCGTGGTCGTTCCGGTCGCGACGAAGGCGCGGCAGCGCTCGTCCAGCAGCGTGATCGCGATCCGGTCGGAGTAGCGCAAGAGGAGCGAGAGGTGGCCGACCACGTGGTCCAGGCGGTCGGCGCTCGCGCCCAGGAGCAGGATCTGGCGAAAGCCGCCCCGGGCGATCACGTAGCGGATCGCCTTCTCGGTGTCGGTGGTCTCGGTGTCGGCGTCGAGGACCACCTCGGCGCTGGCGAAGCGCGCGAGGGTATCCTTCGTCACCGAATCCATGTCGCCGATCACGACGTGCGGCGTGACGCCGTAGGCCAGGGCGTGGTCCGCCGCTCCGTCGGCGCAGACGAACAGCGACGCGGCCGAGACGGCCTGCCGGAGCGTCTCGCGCGAGGGCGGGATTCCGTGGGTCAGGATGACGGCGACGCTCACGCGCGGTCTCGGGGCCGGGGACGGTTCTAGGGGCTTGCGGGCACGCCGCGCGCAGCCTAGCATCCGCGAGGGAACGATGGCAAACCAGCGGAACGTGATGGCCTTGGTCGTGGTCGGAGCCCTGACGCTGCTCGTGGGCGGCGCCGGGCTCTATCTCGGCTTTGCTTCGGGGCGGCACGCGCCGACCGACCCGCCGGTGCCGAAGCAGCCCGACTACGGGCCGATCCTCTACGACATGCGCTCGATCCGCTCCGAACCCGACCGGATCCGGTTCGAGTGGGCCCGCTTCGACGACGCGAACGCGTATCGCATCACCGTGCTCTCCCCCTCGAACGATTCGCTGTTCGCAAGCCCCGCCCTCACGTCCAACGCCTGGGTCATCCCGACCGACATGCGGCGGAAGCTCGCGTCGCAGTCGGTCTACCACTGGAGAGTGACGGTCTTCGCGAAGAACGGCGGCGTGCGTTCCTCGGATCCCGCGGCGTTCGCCACGCAGTAGCGCGAAGCGAGGTAGGAGCGCTACTCGGTGGACGGCGGAACGGGGACCAATTCCCCGGTGATGTCGTCGGACTTGTCCTGTCGCGCTCGAAGGAAGAGGCGGCCTCCGCCCAGGACGCGATAGGTGTCCCTCCCCCGAGCCGATGCCGGTTCCACGATGAGCACGCGCAGCACCCGCGCCTCATTGCCCAGGTACCGGTCGTGGCAGATCCCCTCGCGGCGATCGGTATCCGCGTCGAACCGCCCCTGCAAGGCGTCGGTGATGGGCCCGATCCGGGTCCCGGTGACCGCTCGCAGCTCCTTCCCCTTGAGGTCCTCGACGTAGCAGCAGGGGTTTCCGATCAGGATCTCGCACCGAAGTCGGTCGGAAGTCTGGAGCGAGTGGCACCAGTTCTCAGGGCACGCGGGCAGATCCAGAAAGACGTACGTGCCCGGGTCGCCGTCGCGCCATCCGTGTTTGAGCGTGAGCGCGGGGCCGCAGTCCGTTCCCAGGCCGCCCGCCGGCAGGATCACCCCGATCGACGTGAGCGCGCCTTCGCAGGTGCCCCCGATCACCGAGTCCTGGGACGAGCTCGGCTCGAAGCGAGCGGTCGCCGGCATCAGTCGTCCCGAGACGTCGGTCACGCCGTGCGTCGCCACCGCGGGGTGCGGCGAGGTCATCGCGCTCGCCAGCAGAGTGCCTGACAGAATGGCAGCAGTAATCCCCATGCACGGATTGTCGGCAGCATGGACGGGCAGCCTTAGTGTGGGCAGGAACGTGAACCCCGGTGCGGGGTATCTTGGACTGCCGGGTTCGCTCCAGAATTTCAGGCTTTCCCAGGAGACGGTATGAAACCCGCTCAACGGGATTCGGTGCGGTCCCACCCGCACCTGCTTCGAGTGCCCTTCCTCCTCTCCGTGCTCACTCTTCTCGGCGCCACGATCGGAGCCGAAGCTTCGCCATTACGGGATCGGGACGTCTCGCTTCGTCGCCAGGACTGGTTCTGGTCCGGCGTGCCCGTGGGCAAGTCGGGCCTTGTCGCGGATCATGCCCGGATCGAGTGGTACCTCCCACGAGTGCCGGTGGTCGAGCGTGACCTGAACCCGGCTCTCTCGAACGAACAGGGCGGCAGCGACGCCCATCCCGCCCTGGAGCTCTCGATCCGCCCTCCGACCGGGGAGGCCCTGATCGATTCCTCGGACTGGACCGGAATCGTGCAGCAGCTCGATCTCGTGGGCTTGGACCTCTCCGGGTTGCAAGCCGTCGAGATCTGGGTGAACGATTTTCACGCCCAGCACACGTCCACGAAAGCGATCCTGCGCGTGGCGCTCGGGCGCTTCAGCGAGGACGCGTTCTGGGATCCCAAGAACCCGCCGAATTTCGATCTGGATACGGAGGACAAGAACCAGGACGGGCGGCTGGACCGTTTCGATCCCTCCAGCCCGGATTACCTCGTCTTCGACGAGGACACGGGACTCGACGGCCTCCACGATGCGGAGGAACCGGGGTACGCGGGCCTGGGCTCGGATCCGAACGGCGATGACTACCGATACAATCCCCAGTCGGCGCCCGACGATCACTCGCGAATCAACGGAACGGAGGGAAACGGGATCCATGGAACCGACGCGCGCCCCGACACGGAAGACTTGAACCGGGATGGAGGGCTCGACCTCGACGAGGACTACCACGAGGTCGGGATCGACCTCGCCGATACCGCGTTCGTCCTCGTGGACGTTCCCCGCGACGATCGCGACAATCCCTCGATCGATAGCAGCAACGGCTGGCGCCAGTTCCGCATCCCCCTCGAGGCGTTCGGCGTCCAGGGACGGCCGAATTGGCCCTATGTCCCGGCGATCCGACTGGCCATCGAGGGGATGGCCGACACGCTCAGGCTGCAGATCGGCGGCATCCGGTTCGTGGGCGTTCCCGCGCCCCCGGTGGCGCCGCGGATCGTCCTTCGGCAGAACCGGCCGAACCCGTTCAACCCTTCGACCACGATCGAGTACGAGCTTTCCCGCGAGGAACGCGTTCGCCTCGAGGTGTTCGACGTGACGGGGCGCCGGGTCGCGACGCTCGTGGACCGCGTCCAGGGCGACGGGCTGCATCGGGCGTTCTGGTCCGGGCGCGACGATCGCGGCCGTCCTGTTCCC
This genomic window contains:
- a CDS encoding thiamine diphosphokinase, which encodes MSVAVILTHGIPPSRETLRQAVSAASLFVCADGAADHALAYGVTPHVVIGDMDSVTKDTLARFASAEVVLDADTETTDTEKAIRYVIARGGFRQILLLGASADRLDHVVGHLSLLLRYSDRIAITLLDERCRAFVATGTTTLDFPAGTVVSFFAVGGPATGVTTQGLRYPLAQDRLELGVRDSISNVVEARPATVAVEQGRLLFFIVTDP
- a CDS encoding T9SS type A sorting domain-containing protein, which encodes MKPAQRDSVRSHPHLLRVPFLLSVLTLLGATIGAEASPLRDRDVSLRRQDWFWSGVPVGKSGLVADHARIEWYLPRVPVVERDLNPALSNEQGGSDAHPALELSIRPPTGEALIDSSDWTGIVQQLDLVGLDLSGLQAVEIWVNDFHAQHTSTKAILRVALGRFSEDAFWDPKNPPNFDLDTEDKNQDGRLDRFDPSSPDYLVFDEDTGLDGLHDAEEPGYAGLGSDPNGDDYRYNPQSAPDDHSRINGTEGNGIHGTDARPDTEDLNRDGGLDLDEDYHEVGIDLADTAFVLVDVPRDDRDNPSIDSSNGWRQFRIPLEAFGVQGRPNWPYVPAIRLAIEGMADTLRLQIGGIRFVGVPAPPVAPRIVLRQNRPNPFNPSTTIEYELSREERVRLEVFDVTGRRVATLVDRVQGDGLHRAFWSGRDDRGRPVPSGVYVYRLRTDAGEASHRMVLVK
- a CDS encoding ATP-binding protein, with protein sequence MSNTLPDGASVGAAAGGALQQHFENAPIGMLLLGEDRAILRANETVASITGLAPAILSGSPFRRFLSTDAPLDLEDRIFEELEHSGRWLGEVEIRTSIGDTSPMLVAITPVSDCAPVRYVVTVFELGNQRWIEAESSRRAAELSALSAIAVATGSSTDFDEMLHAAAREIVEGLEVDACWIHCRDAWGPELRLGAGATHLDPSLRISSYMIPDAKNPALLRAAEARELVTESELLDRSIATVMHVPLLSRDDMVGVLSILSVEGEKLSTRSSDLLCAIGYKIGTAIQNVRLLESVRRQQQELKEKNDELETLVSQLLEADRLKNEFLANTSHELRTPLNSIIGFLNLVIDGLCENEEERMELLNHALTSGRHLLSLINDVLDLARMEAGRLQVEVGEVDLSAVLNEVAATMAVQAREKYLDLYCPRIPEGVRVSADESRLRQVFVNVIGNAIKFTPKGTVTIGLETPAGEPFVEVWVRDTGIGVGQEKMARLFHKFSQGDTSTTRKFGGTGLGLVIVKELVEMMGGSVRLESAGDGKGTLVTMRLARVAGRAPATGPSR